Proteins co-encoded in one Papaver somniferum cultivar HN1 chromosome 5, ASM357369v1, whole genome shotgun sequence genomic window:
- the LOC113279100 gene encoding uncharacterized protein LOC113279100: MVTISSFSDDVWVGEQPLRTLFPSLFKLSKKKNVVLREMISSEGAWDFNFLRSLNMQEMLEIVNLLQVIGEPAVLLNNLDGAEDNRHWTFGRGEGFSVANAYSAMDLGGFLSFPYKQLWNPKIPLTVAFLVWTLCYNRAATLDKLHSAGLVQDSTCLFCGLHVETNSDLFLHCQTKNGIWDYFLKSFGVSWVHSLDVKRTIWEWGKRKSKKMVKKLWSYLPFAIWWCLRNERNNRLYKNLARNTKQLITEVKCLLLNWTINTDIFRGFSLSTLICNWDVVMHASM, translated from the coding sequence atggtaacaatatcctCCTTCTCGGATGATGTTTGGGTAGGTGAGCAGCCCCTAAGAACACTTTTTCCTTCTTTGTTTAAGCTTTCTAAAAAGAAGAATGTGGTGCTGAGAGAGATGATTTCTTCTGAAGGAGCTTGGGATTTCAATTTTTTAAGAAGTTTGAATATGCAGGAGATGCTAGAGATTGTAAACTTGTTGCAGGTGATTGGTGAGCCAGCTGTTCTTTTGAATAATTTGGATGGAGCTGAAGACAATAGACACTGGACTTTTGGAAGGGGTGAAGGTTTTTCAGTTGCAAATGCTTATTCTGCTATGGATCTGGgaggttttctttcttttccttacAAGCAACTCTGGAATCCTAAAATCCCCTTAACGGTAGCTTTTTTAGTCTGGACTTTGTGTTATAATAGAGCTGCTACTTTGGACAAATTGCACAGTGCAGGTTTGGTTCAAGACTCAACTTGTCTATTCTGTGGCCTTCATGTTGAGACAAACTCTGATCTTTTCCTGCATTGTCAAACTAAAAATGGTATTTGGGATTATTTCTTAAAAAGCTTTGGAGTCAGTTGGGTGCATTCTCTTGATGTTAAAAGAACAATTTGGGAGTGGGGGAAAAGAAAAAGCAAGAAAATGGTGAAGAAACTATGGAGTTATTTGCCATTTGCTATTTGGTGGTGCTTACGGAATGAGAGGAACAATAGACTTTACAAAAACTTGGCCAGAAACACCAAACAATTGATTACTGAGGTCAAATGTTTATTGCTCAACTGGACAATAAACACTGATATTTTTAGAGGTTTCAGTTTGTCAACTTTGATTTGTAATTGGGACGTTGTAATGCACGCGTCTATGTAA